AAATCCTGAATGTCCTGCTTGAGGTAACGCCGCCCAGGGAAAAGGGGCTGATAATAATTGGGCTCCCACCCGGCACAGGTATCCAGGATGGGTTCCTCAAAGGGATACCGTTCAATCACCCATTTCACATAATTCACCACGGCCTCTCTCATCGCAGTTCTTTCCTTTAGGGCATGCCAAAAACCCGTTGAAGGATAGAGAGCATTTTCGGAGCACAGGCTTGCAGGGTGTACTGGCTCGCCACTTTCTTTAGGCCTTCCATTCCCATCTTCTCCCTTAATTCTGGATCTTCGATTAAGAGGGACAACCTTTCCATCCATTCCTCCGGTGTCCTGGCGTAAAACCCGTTTACCCCGTCTTCCACCAGATCCCGGTTGATCCCCACCGGGGTGCAGACCACTGGCAGCCCCACCCCCTGATATTGGAGAATTTTCAACCCACACTTTCCCCAGGACCACGGATCGTCCACCAGGGGCATCATCCCGATGTCAAAGCTTTGGAGGTCGGCCACCTCTTCATCGGCCCTCCAATTTTTTTTGATCACCCTTATCGATTCGCAATCGAAGAAGGTGTCGCAGACGATCTTCAGGTCAAGGTAGGAATATTTCCGCCCGAGCTGTTCGAAAATGGGCTTCATTTTCTCAAGATAGTGGATCGACCCATGATCCCCGATCCATCCCAGGGTTATCCGTTCCCCTCGATGCCTATAGTTTTTGGGCCGGTAGCGGCTGATGTCGATAGGGGTGGGGATGACCTCCACGCGGGGATGAAGGGCCAACACTTCCCTCTTTAAAAATTCATTC
The genomic region above belongs to Thermodesulfobacteriota bacterium and contains:
- a CDS encoding glycosyltransferase family 4 protein translates to MKVLFLIQGYTVAASRYRVLQYLSYLQSNGVEATVELFPRTPREYLRWFRSLPRYDIVFIQRKRFNHPRLWLLRKRAKKIVYDFDDAVMYRNSKSEQPLSLSRRRRFAQMIRASDFVIAGNEFLKREVLALHPRVEVIPTPIDISRYRPKNYRHRGERITLGWIGDHGSIHYLEKMKPIFEQLGRKYSYLDLKIVCDTFFDCESIRVIKKNWRADEEVADLQSFDIGMMPLVDDPWSWGKCGLKILQYQGVGLPVVCTPVGINRDLVEDGVNGFYARTPEEWMERLSLLIEDPELREKMGMEGLKKVASQYTLQACAPKMLSILQRVFGMP